The DNA segment GGGCTCGAGGCGTTCCCGCTGTTCGAGCTCGGGGACCTGACGACCGTCGGCATGGCCGACCCGCTGGACCTCAAGGCGGTCGATCAGCTCCGCGCCCTGCTCAAGACCGACATCGAGCCGGTGCTCTGCGAGCCCGGCGCGCTGGCCAAGCTGATCGCGAGCGCCTACTCGCTGCACGCGGGCGGTGACACGCGTCTCTCGCCCGCCGTGCAGGCCGCGAGCCTGACCACGGGCGACGAGCCGATCGTCGCCGCGGTGAACCAGATCATCGCCCAGGCGGTGATGGAGAACGCGAGCGACATCCACATCGGGCCCGACGAGTCGTCGCTGCACCTGCGCTTCCGCGTGGACGGGGCGCTGCACCCGCGCCAGGGGCCGCCGCTGTCGGCGCACCTCGGGTTGGTGCAGCGTCTCAAGGTGATGGCCAACCTGGACCTCACTGTGACGCGCCGGCCGCAGGACGGCAAGTTCCGTTTCACGCATGCCGACCGGGCGGTGGATATCCGGCTGAGCATCATCCCGACGGTGTGCGGCGAGAACGTCGTCATGCGGCTCCTGGCCTCGGGCGGCACGATCAAGGGATTCGCTGAGCTGGGGCTGCCGCCGGCGATCACCACCCAGTTCGAGTCCGCGATCGAGCACCCGCACGGCATGATCCTGGTCACGGGCCCGACCGGCTCGGGAAAGACGACGACGCTCTACACGGCCATCAAGCGGCTCAACAGCCCTGACGTCAACGTCATGACGATCGAGGACCCGGTCGAGATCCGGCTCCCGATGGTCCGCCAGATCCAGGTCCACAGCGAGATCGGCATGACCTTCGCGGGGGCGCTGCGTTCGATCCTGCGGCAGGACCCGGACGTGGTGCTCGTGGGCGAGATCCGCGACGAGGAGACCGCCCGCATCGCGGTGCAGGCCGCGCTCACCGGCCACCTGGTGCTCAGCACGCTGCACACCAACGATGCGCCCGGCGCGATCGCGCGGCTGCGCGACTTCGGTCTCCCGGCCTTCGCCATCAACTCGGCGCTGCTGTGCGTGGTCGCCCAGCGGCTGGTGCGGCGCGTCTGCCAGCACTGCGCCGCACCCGACCATCCCACGCCGCTCGTGCTCGCCCGCTTCGGGCTCAGCCCCGACAAGGCCAGTTTCCAGCGCGGCGCCGGGTGCGGACGCTGCAGCAGCACCGGCTACCGCGGCCGCAT comes from the Phycisphaeraceae bacterium genome and includes:
- a CDS encoding type II/IV secretion system protein, producing MFSHDEFVIAMLVEDGRLDRARAEDVARHALEKKVGKSQAVIDLGIVPARDVTITRAAIAECPFVDLDQFETDISNASRLPRTVAEGLEAFPLFELGDLTTVGMADPLDLKAVDQLRALLKTDIEPVLCEPGALAKLIASAYSLHAGGDTRLSPAVQAASLTTGDEPIVAAVNQIIAQAVMENASDIHIGPDESSLHLRFRVDGALHPRQGPPLSAHLGLVQRLKVMANLDLTVTRRPQDGKFRFTHADRAVDIRLSIIPTVCGENVVMRLLASGGTIKGFAELGLPPAITTQFESAIEHPHGMILVTGPTGSGKTTTLYTAIKRLNSPDVNVMTIEDPVEIRLPMVRQIQVHSEIGMTFAGALRSILRQDPDVVLVGEIRDEETARIAVQAALTGHLVLSTLHTNDAPGAIARLRDFGLPAFAINSALLCVVAQRLVRRVCQHCAAPDHPTPLVLARFGLSPDKASFQRGAGCGRCSSTGYRGRIGVYEMLDMGIPVQKAIDKGATTIQIKQAAESCGYRPMWFDGLEKAQLGHTTLEEVSRVVALELSGEDAGSADHAAHHPDGTAGRLSA